The Thermoanaerobacterium thermosaccharolyticum DSM 571 region TGTGGAAGGCATCTTGTCAGATGTAAATGATAAAAGCAGTGTAATATCTAGGATAGACTTGGATGCGGCTAAAGAACTTATGACGACAGGTAAGATTACAGGCGGAATGATACCTAAGCTAAAATGTTGTATACAAGCTGTAGAGAATGGTGTTAAGAGAGCACATATTATTGATGGAAGATTGACACATTCGCTTCTCTTAGAGATATTTACTGATGAAGGAATTGGCACAATGATTGGAAAGGAGTGTTTTGATGATGATAACCTCTGATGATAAGAAATATATCATGAATACTTATGGACGGTATCCCCTGACATTGGTAAAAGGTAACGGCACAAAAGTTTGGGACACAGATGGAAACATGTATCTTGATTTTGTAGCAGGCATTGCTGTAAATGCATTTGGTCACTGCTACCCACCAATTGTAGATGCTATCAAAAATCAAGCAGAAACATTGATACACTGTTCAAATCTCTATTGGAATGAAAATCAGATTGAACTTGCCAAGATGATCGCGGAAAACTCGTTTGGTGACAAAGTGTTTTTTGCCAACAGCGGGGCAGAAGCTAATGAAGGAGCAATTAAGCTAGCCAGAAAATATGCATCTATAAAATATGGCGATAAAAGGCATAAAATCATATCTGCAAAAAATTCATTTCATGGTAGGACTTTCGGTGCACTTACAGCAACAGGCCAGATGAAGTACCATGCAGGTTTTGGACCTTTGCTGGAAGGATTTAAATATGTAAAATATAACGAAATTGAAGATATTTATAGCGCTTTAGATGATGATGTATGTGCAATAATGATTGAAGTTATACAGGGAGAAGGCGGTATACACGAAGGTAGTTTAGAGTATTTAAAAGAGATTAGGAAAATTTGCGATGAAAATGACATACTTTTGATCATTGACGAGGTTCAAACTGGTATTGGACGTACAGGTAAGCTTTTTGCATATGAACATTTCGGAATAACGCCGGACATTATGACGTTGGCAAAGGCACTGGGAGGTGGTATCCCAATTGGTGCTATTGTTGCAAAAGAAAGCGTATCAGTGTTTAAACCAGGGGATCACGCATCAACATTTGGAGGAAATCCCCTTGCTTGTGCAGCTGGAATTGCAGTCATGAAAGAGGTTACAAAAGAAGGATTTCTTGATGATGTATCAAAAAAAGGAGAATATTTTAAGGAGAAGCTTAATGGATTAAAAGATAGATACAAAGTCATAAAAGATGTAAGAGGCAAGGGTTTGATGATAGGGTGCGAAGTGGATTTAGACGATGCAGGTGAGATAGTGTTAAATGCCTTGAAGAAGGGGCTTCTCATAAACTGTGTAAATCACAATGTTCTAAGATTTGTACCTCCACTTATCGTTACTACTGACGAACTTGATACTGCTACGATAATTCTTGACGATGTATTACATGAAATGGGGTTTTAAGATGAAAGGGTACTTGAAGCTTGAAGATGGCAGTGTTTTTGAAGGCAATATTATAAGTAAAAAATTTCAAGGTTTTGGAGAAGTGGTTTTTAATACAGGCATGACTGGATATCAGGAAATCATCACAGATCCGTCTTATGCTGGACAGATTGTCGTCATGACATATCCTTTAATTGGGAATTACGGAATCAATAAGTACGACTTTCAATCAGAGAAGCCGCATATTAGAGGATATGTCATTAGGGAGTACTGTGATATTCCCAGCAATTTTCTCTCAGACTCTTCATTGCTTTACTACCTTGACAGCAATGAAATACCTATTTTAGCAGGCGTTGATACAAGGGAATTAACTAAAAAATTAAGATCAAATGGGACCATGAGAGGCATCATTACAAATGATGTCAACGCTTCTGTGCCAAACATTAGCGGCGATTTGCTTAAAGATGTGTCAACAAAAAAGGCTTACCATATACAGGGTGAAGGTCCGAAAATGGCTTTTATCGATCTTGGCACTAAAAAGAACATCTTAAAAATGTTAAATCAGGTTGGATTTGACATATATGTATTTCCATATGATGTAAGTTGCGAAGATGTAATGGCGATAGAGCCAGAAGCGATATTCTTTTCAAATGGGCCAGGTGACCCTAAGGATGCGGTTAATGCCATAGAACTTGCAAAGTATTTTATCGGCAAAATACCTGTTTTAGGAATCTGCTTGGGACATCAGATAATCGCACTTGCAATGGGCTGCAATACAGTAAAAATGAAGTTTGGACATAGGGGGTCCAACCAGCCAGTGAAGGATTTGCTGACGGGCAAATCATATGTCACATCTCAAAATCACGGTTATGCTGTGGAAGAAAGCTCAATAAATCGCGAAAATATAATAGTGACACATATAAACTTAAATGATGGCACAGTGGAAGGAATAAGGCATAAATATTTGCCGGTATTCTCTGTCCAATATCACCCGGAGGCAAGCCCCGGTCCTCATGATTCTATGTATCTATTTGATAAATTTATGGATATTACATGTGTTTATAGAAGGAGGTCTTATCTTGCCGAAATATGAAGGAGTGAATAAAGTGCTTGTTATAGGCTCCGGGCCTATCGTAATAGGTCAAGCTGCAGAGTTTGACTATTCCGGCACACAAGCATGTAAATCACTAAAAGAAGAAGGATTAAAAGTTATCTTGGTGAATAACAATCCTGCTACAATAATGACAGACACAGAGATTGCAGATATTGTCTATATGGAAAATCCAGAAGTAGATGTATTAGAAGCCATAATAGATAAAGAAAGACCTGATGGTATTCTAGGAACAATTGGAGGCCAGACAGGTTTAAATGTTGTTGTAAAGCTAAAGGAGAGTGGAATAATTGATAAGTACGGTATCAAAGTTTTAGGTACTTCTATTGATTCTATAAAAACTGCAGAAGACAGGGAATTGTTTAAGAAAAAGATGGAAGAGATAGGTGAGCCGATAGCGGAAAGTACAACAGTCAACAATGTGGAAGATGCAGTTAAATTTGCAGAAAAATGTGGATATCCCCTCATAGTTAGACCTGCTTTTACATTGGGAGGTACTGGCGGCGGCATAGTCAATAATGAAGAAGAGCTAAGAGTTGTTACAGACATGGGCTTAAAGAAAAGTATGGCCCATGAGGTCTTGATTGAAAAGTCATTATATGGATACAAAGAAATTGAATATGAAGTCATGAGGGACTCCAACGATAACTGTATAACAATATGCAATATGGAAAATTTTGACCCTGTAGGTGTGCATACAGGAGATAGTATCGTTGTTGCACCATCACAGACACTTACAGATTATGAATACCAGATGCTAAGGACAGCCAGTTTAAAAATAATAAAGGCATTGAAAATTGAAGGTGGATGTAATATTCAATTTGCATTAGACCCCAACAGCCATCAGTACTACGTCATAGAAGTAAATCCAAGGGTCAGCCGTTCAAGTGCGTTGGCGTCAAAAGCTACAGGTTATCCTATAGCAAAAATAGCGGCGAAGATTGCAATAGGTTTTACACTTGATGAGATAAAGAATCCTGTCACAGGGAAGACCACAGCTTTTTTTGAGCCATCCC contains the following coding sequences:
- the carA gene encoding glutamine-hydrolyzing carbamoyl-phosphate synthase small subunit → MKGYLKLEDGSVFEGNIISKKFQGFGEVVFNTGMTGYQEIITDPSYAGQIVVMTYPLIGNYGINKYDFQSEKPHIRGYVIREYCDIPSNFLSDSSLLYYLDSNEIPILAGVDTRELTKKLRSNGTMRGIITNDVNASVPNISGDLLKDVSTKKAYHIQGEGPKMAFIDLGTKKNILKMLNQVGFDIYVFPYDVSCEDVMAIEPEAIFFSNGPGDPKDAVNAIELAKYFIGKIPVLGICLGHQIIALAMGCNTVKMKFGHRGSNQPVKDLLTGKSYVTSQNHGYAVEESSINRENIIVTHINLNDGTVEGIRHKYLPVFSVQYHPEASPGPHDSMYLFDKFMDITCVYRRRSYLAEI
- a CDS encoding acetylornithine transaminase; its protein translation is MITSDDKKYIMNTYGRYPLTLVKGNGTKVWDTDGNMYLDFVAGIAVNAFGHCYPPIVDAIKNQAETLIHCSNLYWNENQIELAKMIAENSFGDKVFFANSGAEANEGAIKLARKYASIKYGDKRHKIISAKNSFHGRTFGALTATGQMKYHAGFGPLLEGFKYVKYNEIEDIYSALDDDVCAIMIEVIQGEGGIHEGSLEYLKEIRKICDENDILLIIDEVQTGIGRTGKLFAYEHFGITPDIMTLAKALGGGIPIGAIVAKESVSVFKPGDHASTFGGNPLACAAGIAVMKEVTKEGFLDDVSKKGEYFKEKLNGLKDRYKVIKDVRGKGLMIGCEVDLDDAGEIVLNALKKGLLINCVNHNVLRFVPPLIVTTDELDTATIILDDVLHEMGF